The proteins below come from a single Thermopolyspora flexuosa genomic window:
- a CDS encoding HAD family hydrolase, whose translation MRTLVLWDIDHTLIDVAGLSREIYGAVFRDVTGRPVTRFPDMSGRADRSIITALLDLNGVPATGDLVDTFAEALAKTYEDRRDELTVRGRELPGGRAALAALAGRPDVAQSVLTGNMKPIAICKLTAFGLHEYVDFDIGAYGLDGLERPSLVRFARERARAKYGRAFGAHDTVLIGDTPRDVQAGHEGGARVVAVATGRSDAAALRAAGAEIVLPDLADTAAVIRSILQAGDG comes from the coding sequence GTGCGAACGCTTGTGCTCTGGGACATCGACCACACCCTCATCGACGTCGCAGGGCTGAGCCGGGAGATCTACGGCGCGGTGTTCCGCGACGTCACCGGCCGCCCGGTCACCCGTTTTCCGGACATGTCGGGCCGGGCGGACCGCTCGATCATCACCGCGCTGCTCGACCTCAACGGCGTCCCCGCCACCGGCGACCTCGTGGACACGTTCGCCGAGGCACTCGCCAAGACGTACGAGGACCGGCGGGACGAGCTCACCGTCCGCGGCCGGGAGCTCCCCGGCGGCCGGGCCGCGCTCGCCGCGCTCGCCGGGCGCCCCGACGTGGCCCAGTCGGTCCTCACCGGCAACATGAAGCCGATCGCGATCTGCAAGCTCACCGCGTTCGGCCTGCACGAGTACGTCGACTTCGACATCGGCGCGTACGGCCTCGACGGGCTGGAGCGGCCGTCCCTCGTCCGGTTCGCCCGCGAGCGGGCCCGGGCGAAGTACGGCCGGGCCTTCGGCGCGCACGACACCGTGCTGATCGGCGACACGCCCCGGGACGTGCAGGCCGGGCACGAGGGCGGCGCCCGGGTGGTCGCGGTCGCCACCGGACGCAGCGACGCCGCCGCCCTGCGCGCCGCCGGCGCCGAGATCGTGCTGCCCGACCTCGCCGACACCGCGGCCGTGATCCGGTCGATCCTCCAGGCCGGCGACGGCTGA
- a CDS encoding hydantoinase/oxoprolinase family protein — MSRDKARVRIGIDTGGTFTDVVAVDETTGRIVTTKTPSTPADPADGFMAGVAKVLSDAYGLDITLDDVVGIVHGTTVATNQLLEDRPQDLGFITTEGFEFLLEIARQSVPDGYGNSYFWVKPPRIVPVHRVKTVGGRLDHLGNEVRPFDEEEAVRVARWFRDRGINAIGVCFLHSYANPAHEERMREVLAREHPEAVVSISSEVLREYREYERSVTTLVDASVKPTMRRYIAILSQRLGRGFSVMKSNGGVLSATEVVNQPITTVLSGPAAGALGAALIASTAGHPSVITLDGGGTSTDVAVIVDGEPSITTEGTIGRYPCKIPMIDIVTVGAGGGSIAWISPEGTLKVGPRSAGADPGPVCYARGGTEVTVTDAHVFLGRIPPHLLGGEIPLDVAAARAAIEELATKLGLTPERTATGVLEISAFNQSNAIRQITVQRGLDVRDFPMVAFGGSGPLLVCRLIDILGLKAVIVPPDPGNVSAFGLLTVDVKNDYVRTFVTRDRDLDLAAAARVLAELEAQAADALDREGFARDRHVYARSVDLRYYGQAYEVRVPAPSGPVDEAWRAAVVDRFHEAHERLYGYAYRDDPRHAVEWVNLRVSGIGPINRPKIAERPRRAPGERPPQPAYRRVFFDEDGAGWRDTPVYDRGGLAPGDVIDGPAVIEEYGSTLPLHPGFRAEVDAYGNIVVERRENQ; from the coding sequence ATGAGTCGGGACAAGGCACGCGTGCGGATCGGCATCGACACCGGCGGCACGTTCACCGACGTGGTCGCGGTCGATGAGACCACCGGCCGGATCGTCACCACCAAGACCCCCTCGACCCCGGCGGACCCGGCGGACGGCTTCATGGCCGGCGTGGCGAAGGTGCTGTCCGACGCCTACGGGCTCGACATCACGCTCGACGACGTCGTCGGCATCGTGCACGGCACCACCGTGGCGACCAACCAGCTGCTCGAGGACCGGCCGCAGGACCTCGGGTTCATCACCACCGAGGGCTTCGAGTTCCTGCTGGAGATCGCCCGGCAGAGCGTGCCGGACGGCTACGGCAACTCGTACTTCTGGGTGAAGCCGCCGCGCATCGTCCCGGTGCACCGGGTCAAGACCGTGGGCGGCCGCCTCGACCACCTCGGCAACGAGGTGCGCCCGTTCGACGAGGAGGAGGCCGTGCGGGTGGCGCGGTGGTTCCGCGACCGCGGGATCAACGCGATCGGCGTGTGCTTCCTGCACTCCTACGCCAACCCCGCGCACGAGGAGCGCATGCGCGAGGTGCTCGCCCGCGAGCACCCGGAGGCGGTCGTCTCCATCTCCAGCGAGGTGCTGCGCGAGTACCGCGAGTACGAGCGCTCGGTCACCACGCTCGTCGACGCCTCGGTCAAGCCGACGATGCGCCGCTACATCGCCATCCTGTCGCAGCGGCTCGGCCGCGGCTTCTCGGTGATGAAGAGCAACGGCGGCGTGCTGTCCGCGACCGAGGTGGTCAACCAGCCGATCACCACCGTGCTGTCCGGCCCGGCCGCGGGCGCGCTCGGCGCCGCGCTCATCGCCTCCACCGCGGGCCACCCCTCGGTGATCACCCTCGACGGCGGCGGCACCTCCACCGACGTCGCGGTCATCGTGGACGGCGAGCCGTCGATCACCACCGAGGGCACGATCGGCCGCTACCCGTGCAAGATCCCGATGATCGACATCGTCACGGTGGGCGCGGGCGGCGGCTCGATCGCGTGGATCTCCCCGGAGGGCACGCTCAAGGTCGGCCCGCGCAGCGCGGGCGCCGACCCCGGCCCGGTGTGCTACGCCCGCGGCGGCACCGAGGTCACCGTCACCGACGCGCACGTGTTCCTCGGCCGCATCCCGCCGCACCTGCTCGGCGGCGAGATCCCGCTCGACGTCGCCGCCGCCAGGGCCGCGATCGAGGAGCTCGCGACCAAGCTCGGCCTCACCCCCGAGCGCACCGCCACCGGCGTGCTGGAGATCAGCGCGTTCAACCAGTCGAACGCGATCCGGCAGATCACCGTGCAGCGCGGCCTCGACGTGCGCGACTTCCCGATGGTCGCGTTCGGCGGCTCCGGCCCGCTGCTCGTCTGCCGGCTCATCGACATCCTCGGCCTCAAGGCGGTGATCGTGCCGCCGGACCCGGGCAACGTGTCCGCGTTCGGCCTGCTCACCGTGGACGTGAAGAACGACTACGTGCGCACGTTCGTCACCCGCGACCGGGACCTCGACCTGGCGGCCGCCGCGCGCGTCCTCGCCGAGCTGGAGGCCCAGGCCGCCGACGCCCTCGACCGCGAGGGGTTCGCCCGCGACCGGCACGTCTACGCCCGCAGCGTCGACCTGCGCTACTACGGCCAGGCGTACGAGGTGCGCGTCCCGGCACCGTCCGGCCCGGTCGACGAGGCGTGGCGGGCGGCCGTGGTCGACCGGTTCCACGAGGCCCACGAGCGGCTGTACGGCTACGCGTACCGGGACGACCCGCGGCACGCGGTCGAGTGGGTGAACCTGCGGGTCTCCGGCATCGGGCCGATCAACCGGCCGAAGATCGCCGAGCGGCCGCGCCGCGCCCCCGGCGAGCGGCCGCCGCAGCCCGCGTACCGGCGCGTCTTCTTCGACGAGGACGGCGCCGGCTGGCGCGACACGCCCGTGTACGACCGGGGCGGCCTCGCGCCCGGCGACGTCATCGACGGCCCCGCCGTCATCGAGGAGTACGGCTCCACCCTTCCCCTCCACCCCGGCTTCCGGGCCGAGGTGGATGCCTACGGCAACATCGTGGTCGAGCGCAGGGAGAACCAGTGA
- the fes gene encoding enterochelin esterase has protein sequence MTGGDDVSPVDSLTERMARPGFWESVDRCPIVEETADPGTRRVTFLWRAEKGGALVLLHTLTDRARWEGDLSGHLMERVPGTDVLYRSYELGSDLRVSYQILPCDEPPGTDRDTWRRVLDEALPDPRNPAVLPGQHGRPPSSLLELPDAPAQPYVAERPGVPRGTVHEHVLDGRRVWVHTPAAGAGPYPVLVLLDGDVWKDMAPTTMDNLVADRVVPPMVVVMPDAVDRDTRHAELACHEPFVRFLADRLLPWAQAEHGVTADPARTIIAGQSFGGLTASFAAFLAPERFGNVLSQSGSYWWSDDDPEWLTRRYAAAERRPVRFYLEAGRLEWLLLDENRRFAATLRDKGYDITFREFHGGHDYACWRGGLADGLIHLTRAWGRDG, from the coding sequence ATGACCGGAGGGGATGACGTGTCGCCGGTGGACTCGCTGACCGAGCGCATGGCGCGGCCCGGGTTCTGGGAGAGCGTGGACCGCTGCCCCATCGTGGAGGAGACGGCCGACCCCGGAACGCGGCGGGTGACCTTCCTGTGGCGGGCGGAGAAGGGCGGGGCGCTGGTGCTCCTCCACACGCTCACCGACCGCGCCCGCTGGGAGGGGGACCTGTCCGGGCACCTGATGGAGCGGGTGCCGGGCACCGACGTGCTCTACCGCAGCTACGAGCTCGGCTCCGACCTGCGCGTGTCCTACCAGATCCTCCCCTGCGACGAGCCGCCCGGCACCGACCGCGACACCTGGCGGCGGGTGCTCGACGAGGCCCTGCCCGACCCGCGCAACCCGGCCGTGCTGCCCGGCCAGCACGGCAGGCCGCCGTCCTCGCTGCTCGAGCTGCCGGACGCCCCGGCCCAGCCGTACGTGGCCGAGCGTCCGGGCGTGCCGCGCGGGACCGTGCACGAGCACGTGCTCGACGGGCGGCGGGTCTGGGTCCACACCCCGGCCGCGGGTGCCGGGCCGTACCCGGTGCTCGTGCTGCTCGACGGGGACGTGTGGAAGGACATGGCCCCGACGACGATGGACAACCTCGTCGCGGACCGGGTGGTGCCGCCGATGGTGGTGGTGATGCCGGACGCGGTGGACCGGGACACCCGGCACGCCGAGCTCGCCTGCCACGAGCCGTTCGTGCGGTTCCTCGCCGACCGGCTGCTGCCGTGGGCGCAGGCCGAGCACGGCGTGACCGCCGACCCGGCGCGCACGATCATCGCCGGGCAGAGCTTCGGCGGGCTCACCGCCTCGTTCGCCGCGTTCCTCGCCCCGGAGCGGTTCGGCAACGTGCTCTCCCAGTCCGGCTCGTACTGGTGGAGCGACGACGACCCCGAGTGGCTGACCCGCCGGTACGCCGCGGCGGAGCGGCGGCCGGTGCGGTTCTACCTGGAGGCGGGGCGGCTGGAGTGGCTGCTGCTCGACGAGAACCGCCGCTTCGCCGCGACGTTGCGGGACAAGGGCTACGACATCACCTTCCGCGAGTTCCACGGCGGCCACGACTACGCCTGCTGGCGGGGCGGGCTCGCCGACGGGCTCATCCACCTGACCCGCGCCTGGGGCCGGGACGGCTGA
- a CDS encoding M20 family metallopeptidase: MHVQTAKDAIRTTVEGRREALLGLSHRIHAHPETAFEEERAARWCAELLADGGFAVTPGAGGLPTAFAATAGSGPVTVAFCAEYDALPGLGHACGHNVIAAASVGAGLALAPVADDLGLTVKVIGTPAEERGGGKALLLEAGVFDGVDAAMMVHPGPFETVRFRSFALGTLEVEFRGRAAHATLAPWEGRNAADAMTLAQVAIGMLRQALPRDRHVHGVVTHAGDAPNIVPARSAASYELRAARAEHLAELRRRTEDCFRAGAIATGCGVTFTRPEPDYLDFRDDAPLAACYGANAAALGRPEPVEKEPFAMTDMANVSHVTRAIHPMIMIGDGSAAPHEEAFAALAVSASADRAVLDGATALAWTAADLAGGAA; this comes from the coding sequence ATGCACGTGCAGACGGCGAAGGACGCGATCCGGACCACCGTCGAGGGGCGGCGCGAGGCGCTGCTCGGGCTGAGCCACCGCATCCACGCCCACCCGGAGACCGCGTTCGAGGAGGAGCGCGCCGCCCGCTGGTGCGCCGAGCTGCTCGCCGACGGCGGGTTCGCGGTGACGCCGGGCGCGGGCGGGCTGCCCACCGCGTTCGCCGCGACCGCCGGATCCGGGCCGGTGACCGTGGCGTTCTGCGCCGAGTACGACGCGCTGCCGGGCCTCGGGCACGCCTGCGGCCACAACGTCATCGCCGCGGCGTCGGTGGGCGCGGGGCTCGCGCTCGCCCCGGTCGCCGACGACCTCGGGCTGACGGTGAAGGTGATCGGCACGCCGGCCGAGGAGCGCGGCGGCGGCAAGGCGCTGCTGCTCGAGGCCGGGGTGTTCGACGGGGTGGACGCGGCGATGATGGTGCACCCCGGCCCGTTCGAGACCGTGCGGTTCCGCTCGTTCGCGCTCGGCACGCTGGAGGTGGAGTTCCGCGGCCGGGCCGCGCACGCCACGCTCGCCCCGTGGGAGGGGCGGAACGCCGCGGACGCGATGACCCTCGCCCAGGTGGCGATCGGCATGCTGCGCCAGGCGCTCCCCCGGGACCGGCACGTGCACGGCGTGGTGACGCACGCCGGGGACGCCCCGAACATCGTGCCCGCGCGGTCGGCGGCGAGCTACGAGCTGCGGGCGGCCCGCGCCGAGCACCTGGCCGAGCTGCGCCGCCGTACCGAGGACTGCTTCCGTGCCGGGGCGATCGCCACCGGGTGCGGGGTGACGTTCACCCGGCCCGAGCCCGACTACCTCGACTTCCGGGACGACGCCCCGCTCGCCGCCTGCTACGGCGCGAACGCGGCCGCGCTCGGCCGCCCGGAGCCGGTGGAGAAGGAGCCGTTCGCGATGACCGACATGGCGAACGTCTCCCACGTCACCCGGGCGATCCACCCGATGATCATGATCGGGGACGGGAGCGCGGCGCCGCACGAGGAGGCGTTCGCCGCGCTCGCGGTCTCCGCCTCGGCGGACCGGGCGGTGCTCGACGGCGCCACCGCCCTCGCCTGGACCGCGGCCGATCTCGCCGGCGGCGCGGCCTGA
- a CDS encoding iron ABC transporter permease: protein MLTQVRRAGVRTVLTALGLALILLACASMLTGAGRIGPGQVIAYLLGESADAHLEMVVTTLRLPRTAAAVVVGAALGISGMLLQTVTRNPLAETGLLGVNSGAALGVVLGITLAGAQTGGAYLVWALGGALATSAVVLLIARGASPLRLVLAGAALSATLGGLTSAILMSDTTTYDLYRFWVLGSLAGVPPERLAAVAPAFAVGLAVAIAAVRPLAALSLGDDVARAIGSRPALTRITVTAAVTLLSAAAVAVAGPIGFLGLLSGFFARAVAGANVGARLAASGLIGAVVLLAADVLARVVIRPYEAPVSLLVALVGGPVLIVVARSRAVAAGAGDRLVRRAAGRRPRALPWRLPVRPPWPRTDRPRVLRAGPVSLRVRVRPAVAATLLAVLAGAAVLAGVAAGQAGATVAEAARALVGLGDPATTMLVHEFRLPRVAAGFVAGAALGLSGCLTQTLARNRLATPDLLGVNQGAVVAILVAGLVSAAPTMFAHWWIGPLGSAVAALVVLAIAGGTGTQGYRIIVTGLAVTAIAAALTETVLAWRGLTAATAVYVWSIGSLNGRGYGVALPVAIGLAILLPATIAACRRLGLMRFGDEVVTALGMNAARARLATLATAVALAGLAVGVGGPIAFVALAAPVIASRLAGPAAVPLLGSAFTGAALVVAADTLGRVVVSGAEIPVGVVTSVLGGPFLLWTLLTDRNG from the coding sequence ATGCTTACGCAAGTGCGCCGTGCCGGTGTCCGCACCGTCCTCACCGCGCTCGGTCTGGCGCTCATCCTCCTGGCGTGCGCCTCCATGCTCACCGGGGCCGGCCGGATCGGGCCGGGGCAGGTCATCGCGTACCTGCTCGGCGAGTCGGCCGACGCACACCTGGAGATGGTGGTGACCACGCTGCGGCTGCCCCGCACGGCCGCCGCCGTGGTGGTGGGGGCCGCGCTCGGCATCTCCGGGATGCTGCTGCAGACCGTCACCCGCAACCCGCTCGCCGAGACCGGGTTGCTCGGGGTCAACTCCGGCGCCGCCCTCGGCGTCGTGCTCGGCATCACGCTCGCCGGCGCGCAGACCGGCGGGGCGTACCTGGTGTGGGCGCTCGGCGGGGCACTCGCCACGAGCGCGGTGGTGCTGCTCATCGCCCGCGGCGCCTCCCCGCTGCGGCTGGTGCTCGCCGGGGCCGCGCTCTCGGCCACCCTGGGCGGGCTCACCTCCGCGATCCTCATGTCCGACACCACCACCTACGACCTGTACCGGTTCTGGGTGCTCGGCTCGCTCGCCGGGGTGCCGCCGGAGCGGCTCGCCGCGGTCGCCCCGGCGTTCGCGGTCGGGCTCGCCGTGGCGATCGCCGCGGTCCGGCCGCTCGCCGCGCTCTCCCTCGGCGACGACGTGGCCCGCGCGATCGGCAGCCGGCCCGCGCTCACCCGGATCACGGTGACCGCGGCGGTCACCCTGCTCAGCGCGGCCGCGGTCGCCGTGGCCGGGCCGATCGGGTTCCTCGGGCTGCTGTCCGGCTTCTTCGCGCGCGCCGTGGCGGGCGCGAACGTCGGGGCGCGGCTCGCCGCGTCCGGGCTGATCGGCGCCGTGGTGCTGCTCGCCGCCGACGTGCTCGCCCGGGTGGTGATCCGGCCGTACGAGGCGCCGGTGTCGCTGCTGGTGGCGCTGGTCGGCGGGCCGGTGCTGATCGTCGTGGCCCGCTCCCGGGCGGTGGCGGCGGGCGCCGGGGACCGGCTCGTGCGCCGCGCCGCGGGCCGGCGTCCGCGGGCGCTCCCCTGGCGGCTCCCGGTGCGGCCGCCGTGGCCGCGCACCGACCGGCCGCGGGTGCTGCGGGCCGGGCCGGTGTCGCTGCGCGTGCGCGTCCGCCCGGCGGTCGCGGCCACGCTGCTCGCCGTACTCGCCGGGGCCGCGGTGCTCGCCGGGGTGGCCGCCGGGCAGGCGGGCGCCACCGTGGCCGAGGCGGCCCGGGCCCTGGTCGGGCTCGGCGATCCGGCCACGACCATGCTCGTGCACGAGTTCCGGCTGCCCCGGGTGGCGGCCGGGTTCGTCGCCGGGGCGGCGCTCGGCCTGTCCGGGTGCCTCACCCAGACCCTCGCCCGCAACCGGCTCGCCACCCCCGACCTGCTCGGCGTCAACCAGGGCGCGGTGGTCGCGATCCTCGTCGCCGGGCTGGTCAGCGCCGCGCCGACGATGTTCGCGCACTGGTGGATCGGCCCGCTCGGCTCCGCGGTGGCCGCCCTGGTCGTGCTCGCCATCGCGGGCGGCACCGGCACCCAGGGCTACCGGATCATCGTGACCGGCCTCGCGGTGACCGCGATCGCCGCCGCGCTCACCGAGACCGTGCTCGCCTGGCGCGGGCTCACCGCGGCCACCGCGGTCTACGTCTGGTCGATCGGCAGCCTCAACGGCCGCGGGTACGGCGTGGCGCTGCCGGTGGCGATCGGCCTGGCGATCCTGCTGCCCGCCACGATCGCCGCCTGCCGCCGCCTCGGGCTGATGCGGTTCGGCGACGAGGTGGTCACCGCGCTCGGCATGAACGCCGCCCGGGCCCGGCTCGCCACCCTCGCCACCGCGGTCGCGCTCGCCGGGCTCGCCGTGGGCGTGGGCGGGCCGATCGCGTTCGTCGCGCTCGCCGCGCCGGTGATCGCGAGCCGCCTCGCCGGGCCGGCCGCGGTGCCGCTGCTCGGCTCGGCGTTCACCGGGGCCGCGCTCGTGGTCGCGGCCGACACCCTCGGCCGGGTGGTGGTGTCCGGCGCGGAGATCCCGGTCGGGGTGGTGACGAGCGTGCTCGGCGGCCCCTTCCTGCTGTGGACCCTGCTCACCGATCGGAACGGATGA
- a CDS encoding hydantoinase B/oxoprolinase family protein: MTEQKAPAATVDPVLIEIVEGTLASVEKEVETAIARTARSPMIRDAHDFRAGIHDVKLRKLTGRSYSALVNPIVRDFPIETMNPGDVFFHNDVYLSEGGIGHLPDLCVTVPVFHKGEVVAFVQAFGHHDDIGGAVPGSMPSHARSVFEEGLMVPPIKLWDRGVPNEAALRIMTRNSRMPDSLAGDLDAECSACLMGARRLAELFDRYGREAVEACFDAIIEKTTETFRRELLSKIPEGAYVWEDYAEHDGVDEPKLHTQRITLTVDHSRPAPLLIDFTGTSPQAKGPINHAGDYADGVFLKKWLAPILRNLADTPERMAELDVNEGVVPLIEMRFPEKGTLLTPIFPAPTNARTFVILRLLGVLAGVLAKATGGRMPADQETIRYTGVYGTNDDGEPYLMREVLGGGSGGRWYADGEDTIHVVPDSRNIPVEFAEARWPLRVERLGLAVDSGGPGRFRGGLGYDKHIRMLRDASFMSIADRSILSCWGVNGGKAGRPFRVEIEGRELEGLVDDEPVRAGEVIRIRTTGGGGWGSPYDREPERVAADVRDGKVSFEGARDDYGVVLTGPQDEPQIDWEATERLRARLRAADDTPFFDRGPGYPILSGGKLHADVDVL; encoded by the coding sequence GTGACCGAGCAGAAGGCGCCCGCCGCCACCGTGGACCCGGTGCTGATCGAGATCGTCGAGGGCACCCTCGCCTCGGTGGAGAAGGAGGTGGAGACCGCGATCGCGCGGACCGCCCGCTCCCCGATGATCCGCGACGCGCACGACTTCCGCGCCGGCATCCACGACGTGAAGCTGCGCAAGCTCACCGGCCGCTCCTACTCCGCCCTGGTCAACCCGATCGTCCGGGACTTCCCGATCGAGACGATGAACCCGGGCGACGTGTTCTTCCACAACGACGTCTACCTGTCCGAGGGCGGCATCGGCCACCTGCCCGACCTGTGCGTCACCGTGCCGGTGTTCCACAAGGGCGAGGTGGTGGCGTTCGTCCAGGCGTTCGGCCACCACGACGACATCGGCGGGGCGGTGCCCGGCTCGATGCCGTCGCACGCGCGCAGCGTGTTCGAGGAGGGCCTCATGGTCCCGCCGATCAAGCTGTGGGACCGCGGCGTGCCGAACGAGGCCGCGCTGCGCATCATGACCCGCAACTCCCGCATGCCGGACTCGCTCGCCGGCGACCTCGACGCCGAGTGCTCGGCCTGCCTCATGGGCGCCCGGCGGCTGGCGGAGCTGTTCGACCGGTACGGCCGGGAGGCGGTCGAGGCCTGCTTCGACGCGATCATCGAGAAGACCACCGAGACGTTCCGGCGCGAGCTGCTGTCGAAGATCCCCGAGGGCGCGTACGTCTGGGAGGACTACGCCGAGCACGACGGCGTGGACGAGCCCAAGCTGCACACCCAGCGGATCACCCTCACCGTCGACCACAGCAGGCCCGCGCCGCTGCTCATCGACTTCACCGGCACCTCGCCGCAGGCGAAGGGCCCGATCAACCACGCCGGGGACTACGCCGACGGCGTGTTCCTCAAGAAGTGGCTCGCCCCGATCCTGCGCAACCTCGCCGACACGCCCGAGCGCATGGCCGAGCTCGACGTGAACGAGGGCGTGGTGCCGCTCATCGAGATGCGGTTCCCGGAGAAGGGCACCCTGCTCACGCCGATCTTCCCGGCGCCGACGAACGCCCGGACGTTCGTCATCCTGCGGCTGCTCGGCGTGCTCGCCGGGGTGCTCGCCAAGGCCACCGGGGGCCGCATGCCCGCCGACCAGGAGACGATCCGGTACACCGGCGTGTACGGCACGAACGACGACGGCGAGCCGTACCTGATGCGCGAGGTGCTCGGCGGCGGCTCCGGCGGCCGCTGGTACGCCGACGGCGAGGACACCATCCACGTGGTGCCGGACTCGCGGAACATCCCGGTGGAGTTCGCCGAGGCGCGCTGGCCGCTGCGGGTGGAGCGGCTCGGCCTCGCCGTGGACAGCGGCGGCCCCGGTAGGTTCCGCGGCGGCCTCGGCTACGACAAGCACATCCGCATGCTGCGCGACGCCTCGTTCATGTCGATCGCCGACCGGTCGATCCTGTCCTGCTGGGGCGTGAACGGCGGCAAGGCGGGCCGGCCGTTCCGGGTGGAGATCGAGGGCCGCGAGCTGGAGGGGCTCGTCGACGACGAGCCGGTGCGCGCGGGCGAGGTGATCCGCATCCGCACCACCGGCGGCGGTGGCTGGGGCTCGCCGTACGACCGGGAGCCGGAGCGGGTCGCCGCGGACGTGCGCGACGGCAAGGTCTCCTTCGAGGGCGCCCGCGACGACTACGGCGTGGTGCTCACCGGCCCGCAGGACGAGCCGCAGATCGACTGGGAGGCGACCGAGAGGCTCCGCGCCCGGCTGCGCGCGGCCGACGACACCCCGTTCTTCGACCGCGGCCCCGGCTACCCGATCCTCTCCGGCGGCAAGCTCCACGCCGACGTGGACGTACTGTAA
- a CDS encoding SRPBCC family protein, with the protein MKITGSAVLGVERARLWAALQDPAVLACTIPGCERLEALGGDVYRMTLTAGVASIKGVYEGEVALAEPEEPERFTLRARGQGAPGTVDATVRVRLSETPGGTRVDYDAEAVVGGMIGGVGQRMLSSVARRTAGEFFAAVERHLTAAPVAAAVPAPAPAPETASAAAAGSPVEAAANGAAAAEPAAATAAPAPSAGSRPVAGQVFERPKEPAKQAAQHPQAWTTLTAFVLGAIIALGSAVIGWLLGRAGRR; encoded by the coding sequence ATGAAGATCACCGGCAGTGCCGTACTCGGTGTCGAACGCGCCCGATTGTGGGCGGCGTTGCAGGACCCGGCGGTGCTCGCGTGCACCATTCCCGGATGTGAGCGGCTTGAGGCCCTCGGCGGCGACGTCTACCGGATGACGCTGACCGCCGGGGTGGCGTCGATCAAAGGCGTGTACGAGGGCGAGGTCGCGCTCGCCGAACCGGAGGAGCCCGAGCGGTTCACGCTCCGGGCCCGCGGCCAGGGCGCGCCCGGCACCGTGGACGCCACCGTCCGGGTACGGCTCAGCGAGACCCCGGGCGGCACCCGGGTCGACTACGACGCCGAGGCCGTGGTCGGCGGCATGATCGGCGGCGTCGGCCAGCGCATGCTCAGCTCGGTCGCCCGGCGCACCGCGGGCGAGTTCTTCGCCGCCGTCGAGCGCCACCTGACCGCCGCCCCCGTCGCGGCGGCCGTACCCGCTCCCGCGCCCGCCCCGGAGACCGCCTCCGCGGCCGCCGCGGGGAGCCCGGTCGAGGCCGCGGCCAACGGCGCCGCGGCCGCCGAGCCCGCCGCCGCGACGGCTGCTCCCGCGCCGTCGGCCGGGTCGCGTCCCGTCGCCGGGCAGGTGTTCGAGCGCCCGAAGGAGCCCGCCAAGCAGGCCGCGCAGCACCCGCAGGCCTGGACGACGCTCACCGCCTTCGTCCTGGGCGCGATCATCGCGCTCGGCAGCGCGGTCATCGGCTGGCTGCTCGGCCGCGCCGGCCGCCGGTGA
- a CDS encoding ABC transporter substrate-binding protein, with the protein MFAFRRVGGLIATTVLAALALAGCGGGGDSATTGEAAPDSSSSAAATRQIKDATGTMITVPANPQRVVTLTQEDLDAALALGVRPVGITNGQGLDRPPAYLEDKVAGIPIVGNLLQPVIEKVVEVKPDLILAGDMQDQQILDQLRKITPATVVTMAPTDDWKLSFKAIANTLNRLDEAEKVLADYEAKVAEVKGRLGKNAGAEVSIVRWNPQGPSWMEKRQFSSMIATDLGLKRPKAQDKDGTAHSMPLSLEALDEIDGEWLFLSSLTEDGRKALDEVKETKAFKELDAVKNGRVVTVDGSVWSTRGGPLAAQVVLSDYAKALADG; encoded by the coding sequence ATGTTCGCATTCCGCCGCGTGGGCGGGCTGATCGCCACCACGGTGCTCGCCGCGCTGGCCCTGGCCGGCTGCGGTGGCGGCGGTGACTCCGCCACCACCGGTGAGGCCGCCCCCGACTCCTCGTCCTCCGCCGCCGCGACGCGGCAGATCAAGGACGCGACCGGCACGATGATCACCGTGCCGGCGAACCCGCAGCGGGTGGTCACCCTCACCCAGGAGGACCTCGACGCCGCCCTCGCCCTCGGCGTCAGGCCGGTCGGCATCACCAACGGCCAGGGCCTCGACAGGCCTCCGGCGTACCTGGAGGACAAGGTCGCGGGCATCCCGATCGTCGGCAACCTGCTCCAGCCGGTGATCGAGAAGGTGGTCGAGGTCAAGCCCGACCTCATCCTCGCCGGTGACATGCAGGACCAGCAGATCCTCGACCAACTCAGGAAGATCACCCCGGCGACCGTCGTCACGATGGCCCCCACCGACGACTGGAAGCTGTCGTTCAAGGCGATCGCCAACACGCTCAACAGGCTCGACGAGGCCGAGAAGGTGCTCGCCGACTACGAGGCCAAGGTCGCCGAGGTGAAGGGCAGGCTCGGAAAGAACGCCGGCGCCGAGGTGAGCATCGTGCGGTGGAACCCGCAGGGCCCGAGCTGGATGGAGAAGCGGCAGTTCTCCAGCATGATCGCCACCGACCTCGGCCTCAAGCGGCCCAAGGCCCAGGACAAGGACGGCACCGCCCACTCCATGCCGCTCAGCCTCGAGGCCCTCGACGAGATCGACGGCGAGTGGCTGTTCTTGTCCAGCCTCACCGAGGACGGCCGGAAGGCGCTCGACGAGGTCAAGGAGACCAAGGCGTTCAAGGAGCTCGACGCGGTCAAGAACGGCCGCGTGGTCACCGTGGACGGCTCGGTGTGGAGCACCCGCGGCGGCCCGCTCGCCGCCCAGGTCGTGCTCAGCGACTACGCCAAGGCCCTCGCCGACGGGTGA